In Lonchura striata isolate bLonStr1 chromosome 2, bLonStr1.mat, whole genome shotgun sequence, a single genomic region encodes these proteins:
- the CLDN34 gene encoding claudin-34, with protein MKSLVSTSHLQLAAFVLGMIGWILCTISMGIVEWRVWYVDNTTVISSGIAWVGIWKVCFISYLYVSPGYREQFCHKFSGYDSFIPHEIYAAQGLLLIAMFVGLLGLAATIFALRNVYMGVTHKTLIAPFFLVGGFFYIFAGVCVLIPVSWNFYSVTHNQSIAFPPSYYMPSSPVAQEAGAAIPVGIVAVIFLLLSGTFSLSYRFPMTTTTITKS; from the coding sequence ATGAAGTCCCTGGTCAGCACCTCACACCTCCAGCTTGCTGCCTTTGTTCTGGGCATGATAGGCTGGATCCTGTGCACCATTTCAATGGGAATTGTGGAATGGAGAGTGTGGTATGTGGACAACACCACTGTCATCTCCTCTGGCATTGCCTGGGTTGGGATTTGGAAAGTCTGCTTCATCAGCTACCTTTACGTCTCACCTGGCTATAGAGAACAGTTTTGCCATAAATTCAGTGGCTATGACTCCTTCATCCCCCATGAAATTTATGCTGCTCAGGGTCTCCTGTTGATCGCCATGTTCGTGGGCTTGCTGGGACTGGCTGCTACAATATTTGCTCTGAGAAATGTGTATATGGGAGTCACTCACAAAACCCTCATTGCCCCGTTCTTCCTGGTGGGTGGCTTCTTCTACATATTTGCTGGTGTGTGTGTCCTGATTCCCGTGAGCTGGAATTTCTATTCTGTAACTCACAACCAGAGCAtagcttttcctccttcttaCTACATGCCCTCCAGTCCAGTGGCACAGGAAGCTGGTGCTGCCATTCCTGTTGGGATTGTGGCTGTCATCTTCCTGTTGCTGAGTGGGACATTTTCTCTCTCATACAGATTTCCCATGACCACAACCACTATCACAAAATCCTGA